A window of Sutcliffiella cohnii contains these coding sequences:
- a CDS encoding helix-turn-helix domain-containing protein — MSGNLVGKGIRRLRLHLGLTQEEVSKDICNQSMLSKIEKGETYPSANILYQLSQRLNVDMEHFFLFANIQDVSYMKKIQSSLREAVRRKDYAEVKNIVLKEENDFKSDDSLEWRQFLLWHKGMAYYYADGNPDKAIETIKRALEIREKIKKVELFSEQELSILNTMGVIYAELKEHKKAYEIYLTCIEELEKRELLKDLTIYIRVLYNFSKVLTHLGEYDHSITVCKNGLDQCIKGEFLYLYGEFVYHIGYNYELQNEVHQAIKQYKQAVHIFNLQNNLKNTEFISKKIKELSNLAESK; from the coding sequence ATGAGTGGTAATTTAGTAGGGAAAGGGATTCGTCGTTTACGACTTCATTTAGGTTTAACTCAAGAAGAAGTAAGCAAAGATATATGTAATCAATCAATGCTTAGCAAAATTGAAAAGGGTGAAACATATCCATCTGCAAATATACTCTATCAACTCTCGCAACGTCTAAATGTTGATATGGAACATTTTTTTCTTTTTGCTAATATACAAGATGTTTCTTATATGAAAAAAATTCAATCTTCGCTTCGAGAAGCGGTGAGAAGAAAAGACTATGCAGAGGTTAAGAATATAGTCTTGAAGGAAGAAAACGATTTCAAAAGTGACGATTCTTTGGAATGGAGACAATTTTTGTTGTGGCATAAAGGTATGGCGTATTATTATGCTGACGGCAATCCGGATAAAGCGATTGAAACAATAAAAAGAGCATTAGAAATTAGGGAGAAAATAAAAAAGGTAGAGTTATTTTCTGAGCAAGAGTTAAGTATTTTAAATACAATGGGGGTCATTTATGCAGAATTAAAGGAGCATAAAAAGGCGTATGAAATCTACCTGACTTGTATTGAAGAACTAGAGAAACGTGAGTTATTAAAGGACCTAACAATATACATTAGAGTTCTGTATAATTTTAGTAAAGTCTTAACTCATTTAGGTGAATATGATCATTCAATTACAGTTTGTAAAAATGGGTTAGACCAATGTATCAAAGGAGAATTTCTGTATTTATATGGAGAGTTTGTTTATCATATCGGTTACAATTATGAACTTCAAAACGAGGTTCATCAAGCGATAAAGCAATACAAACAAGCAGTTCATATTTTTAATTTACAAAATAATTTGAAAAATACGGAGTTTATTAGTAAAAAGATTAAAGAATTATCTAATTTAGCAGAATCAAAATAG
- a CDS encoding NUDIX domain-containing protein has translation MIRNAVGAIVYKGEKFLLVHKTKINTKEGKENIKGEWDFIKGGVKEEDNGLQDSIIRELDEETGSKDYTIIKQFHEKITFSFPIEIRKKIGFNKQETTMFLVEYFGELETLKQKDDEIDEIVFINKNNVMDLLTHPDTKEFFLRNILDGKLRVE, from the coding sequence ATAATTAGAAATGCGGTAGGTGCCATTGTTTATAAAGGAGAAAAATTTTTATTGGTTCATAAGACTAAAATAAATACTAAAGAGGGTAAGGAAAATATTAAAGGAGAGTGGGACTTTATTAAAGGTGGAGTTAAAGAGGAAGATAATGGTCTACAAGATTCGATTATAAGAGAATTAGATGAAGAAACAGGTTCTAAAGACTATACTATTATAAAACAATTTCATGAAAAAATAACCTTTTCTTTCCCTATTGAAATTCGAAAGAAGATAGGTTTTAATAAGCAAGAAACTACAATGTTCTTAGTAGAATATTTCGGTGAATTAGAAACATTAAAACAAAAAGATGACGAGATTGATGAAATTGTATTTATAAACAAAAATAATGTTATGGACCTATTAACGCACCCTGACACAAAAGAGTTTTTTTTAAGAAATATACTGGACGGAAAATTACGAGTAGAATAA
- the ptsP gene encoding phosphoenolpyruvate--protein phosphotransferase: MNLEYVKRNIDDKRSLILAVDDLTPNDTINLPLESVVGILIRDACPTSHAVIVAKNLGIPVLMTTNVEKMLNKLVILDGLTGFCKVEPDEVEQKDANDRLNEYRRNQKEMKESVKSVQKTRDGKEIQVMANVGSLTDVVNLDGIADGIGVFRTELLFMNRLMPPSEEDHFNTYFDVLKNVKKPVVIRTFDIGGDKPTKFFNHPIEENPSLGYRASRIISNDMGRKLFKDQVKGILRAAIFGEVSIMIPMISHIEQFLYAKKLIEEVRQELISKATPFKMVDVGIMIEIPSSCLIAEHLAEVADFFSIGTNDLTQYTLAVDRQNIHVKSLYSELHPALLKLIKMTVDAAQLYNKPVSVCGELASNPIALSYLVGLGIDRLSMNSHSVPIIKNEIKGLSYNECKKNLDVLYGYSNLEDAINFLENRKVCYESIV; encoded by the coding sequence GTGAACCTTGAATATGTAAAAAGAAATATCGATGATAAAAGAAGTTTAATTTTGGCAGTAGATGATTTAACCCCCAATGATACTATAAATTTACCACTAGAAAGTGTAGTTGGTATTTTAATAAGAGATGCTTGTCCAACCTCACACGCGGTAATAGTTGCAAAAAATTTAGGGATTCCTGTCTTGATGACAACTAATGTTGAAAAGATGTTAAATAAACTTGTAATATTAGACGGCCTTACTGGTTTTTGTAAAGTGGAACCGGATGAAGTTGAACAAAAAGATGCAAATGACAGGCTTAATGAATACCGAAGAAACCAAAAGGAAATGAAAGAAAGCGTTAAGTCCGTTCAGAAAACACGTGACGGTAAAGAGATTCAGGTGATGGCGAATGTTGGTAGTTTAACTGATGTAGTAAATTTAGATGGTATTGCAGATGGAATAGGGGTTTTTAGAACAGAACTTTTATTCATGAATAGGTTAATGCCGCCTAGTGAAGAAGATCATTTCAATACATATTTTGATGTTTTGAAAAACGTTAAAAAGCCAGTAGTTATTCGGACTTTTGATATTGGTGGAGATAAGCCTACAAAATTCTTTAATCATCCAATAGAGGAAAATCCCTCTTTAGGTTATCGAGCTAGCAGAATTATTAGTAATGATATGGGAAGAAAGCTTTTTAAAGATCAAGTAAAGGGAATATTGCGAGCTGCTATATTTGGAGAAGTATCAATTATGATACCTATGATTTCACACATAGAGCAATTTCTATATGCAAAAAAATTAATAGAGGAGGTTAGGCAGGAATTAATTTCAAAAGCTACCCCATTTAAAATGGTAGATGTCGGGATTATGATAGAAATTCCTAGTAGTTGCTTAATAGCCGAGCATCTAGCGGAAGTCGCGGATTTTTTCAGTATTGGAACAAATGACTTAACACAATACACGTTAGCTGTGGACCGTCAAAACATACATGTTAAATCTTTATATAGTGAATTACACCCTGCTTTATTAAAACTAATTAAAATGACAGTCGATGCTGCACAACTTTATAATAAACCGGTTAGTGTATGTGGAGAACTGGCATCGAACCCAATTGCTCTTTCGTATCTGGTTGGTTTAGGTATTGACAGGCTAAGTATGAATTCTCATTCTGTTCCGATTATCAAAAATGAGATAAAAGGTTTATCTTATAATGAATGTAAAAAAAACCTAGATGTCCTCTACGGGTACTCAAACTTAGAAGATGCTATCAATTTTCTAGAAAACAGAAAAGTATGCTATGAAAGTATAGTTTAA
- a CDS encoding glycosyltransferase → MQTQTISLCLMVKNEETFLRKCIESVQATVNEIIILDTGSTDKTIEIATEYTDQVKYKVFNGDFSAMRNEVLKYVQTDWVLFLDADEFFDETEIPKIKEAINKVSSDVGGIRFYRYNFFASGGWYSNKVLKLFRNNLEYKYAKKVNESIDTSIIQSGYLIEDSDIVLNHIGHTRSREDRDAKSKKYIQLMKEQLEETPNDPVLHGYIGLISRTLGDFDYAINKTTHALNINPNSSTLHMFHGHVLRSVNKNLEALDTYKKALELRPNDAGVLNMIGVMYMTLGNLAEAEEYFGKAFESNPALIHSLLNKGIVRFYQKDYLSAYEYFSKVIERNKSFLYKDIFGILECDPYKSFYYETYMEYSGLESYIAICESKMKEVLNY, encoded by the coding sequence ATGCAAACCCAAACAATTTCACTTTGTTTAATGGTAAAAAATGAGGAGACTTTTTTAAGAAAATGCATAGAAAGTGTCCAAGCAACTGTTAATGAAATTATCATATTAGATACTGGCTCTACAGATAAAACTATCGAGATTGCAACGGAATACACAGACCAAGTAAAATATAAGGTTTTTAATGGGGACTTTAGTGCTATGCGCAATGAAGTGCTAAAGTACGTGCAAACGGATTGGGTACTATTCCTTGATGCGGATGAATTTTTTGATGAAACGGAAATTCCCAAAATAAAGGAAGCTATTAATAAAGTTTCAAGCGATGTGGGGGGGATTCGGTTTTATAGATATAACTTTTTTGCTTCCGGAGGTTGGTATTCTAATAAAGTACTAAAGTTATTTAGGAATAATCTAGAATATAAATACGCTAAGAAAGTAAATGAATCTATTGATACCTCTATTATTCAATCAGGTTATTTAATAGAAGACTCTGACATCGTACTAAACCATATCGGTCATACTCGGTCAAGAGAAGATAGAGATGCAAAAAGTAAAAAGTATATACAGTTGATGAAAGAGCAATTAGAAGAAACACCGAATGACCCTGTTCTACATGGATATATTGGACTTATATCCCGCACATTAGGTGATTTTGATTATGCAATTAACAAGACAACTCATGCATTAAACATTAATCCCAATTCTTCCACTTTACATATGTTTCATGGACACGTGCTTCGTTCCGTAAATAAAAATTTGGAAGCACTTGATACATATAAAAAGGCATTAGAATTACGACCAAATGATGCAGGTGTTCTAAATATGATTGGTGTTATGTATATGACTCTGGGGAATTTGGCGGAGGCAGAAGAGTATTTTGGCAAGGCCTTTGAATCGAATCCTGCCCTAATTCATTCTTTATTAAATAAAGGTATTGTGAGGTTTTACCAAAAAGATTATTTATCAGCATATGAGTATTTTAGTAAGGTGATTGAACGGAACAAATCTTTCCTCTATAAAGATATTTTTGGAATCCTGGAATGTGACCCTTATAAATCGTTTTATTATGAAACATATATGGAATATAGTGGTTTAGAATCATACATTGCTATATGTGAAAGTAAAATGAAGGAGGTGCTTAATTATTAA
- a CDS encoding alpha/beta hydrolase, with protein sequence MFQQEVIIPHRNKNEWIASILTIPEKVEAILIICHGLTGNKTGPQKLQTILANNLVVDNILTVRFDFRGAGDSSGNFFSTTFSQMIEDTELVMKYIMQLYPEKEIFFLGLSIGAIVSSVVAVKHRSPGNIIISSDLAENLKFSGQLSIRSGEFHLNDKFSEERSKIFIRKLIKESGINCILYFGNKDYKVQKAADEVSTFIKIKGYKEMDHLFGNYEVRQQLSRDISKFIKEVK encoded by the coding sequence ATGTTTCAACAAGAAGTAATCATCCCACATAGAAATAAAAATGAATGGATTGCTTCTATATTAACAATTCCTGAAAAAGTAGAAGCTATACTAATTATTTGTCACGGTTTAACGGGAAATAAAACTGGGCCACAAAAACTCCAGACTATACTAGCAAATAATTTAGTGGTGGATAATATTCTAACTGTCAGGTTTGACTTTAGGGGTGCGGGTGATTCTAGCGGAAACTTCTTTAGTACTACATTTAGTCAAATGATAGAGGATACGGAACTAGTAATGAAGTATATTATGCAGCTATATCCAGAAAAGGAGATATTTTTTTTAGGTTTAAGTATAGGGGCTATTGTTTCTAGCGTTGTTGCAGTGAAACATAGGAGTCCTGGAAATATAATTATAAGTAGTGATTTGGCTGAAAACCTTAAGTTCTCCGGACAATTATCCATAAGAAGTGGAGAATTCCACCTAAACGATAAGTTTTCTGAAGAAAGATCTAAAATCTTTATAAGGAAATTGATTAAAGAATCAGGTATTAATTGTATCCTTTATTTTGGGAACAAAGACTATAAAGTGCAGAAAGCTGCAGATGAAGTTAGTACTTTTATAAAAATAAAAGGTTATAAAGAAATGGACCATCTGTTTGGCAACTATGAAGTAAGGCAACAGCTATCAAGAGATATATCGAAGTTTATAAAAGAAGTAAAGTAG
- a CDS encoding (d)CMP kinase yields the protein MIITVDGTSGAGKSAFANELANSLGIKHISLGFIFRAIAWCLINDNSENKLSVSYTNNYNSYPTIMFDGKNITREIQGNLAIEKIVSSVGAQKRYEEIAYSIIKKHLGSESAVIEGRNTHGFFPNAILNIILDAKRDERFNRNRRELERTNKIKDIEEFLYYNKKRDENDQKRSVGSLQVTEDMFYIDTTNTSLEENVKMVMDKIECIEKRERILASVIIPAYNRSNHLKECLHYLEKQNISSVKYEIIVVDDQSTDDTREVVATFPGVRYIQNNGKRGPGSARNKGVAIARGEVIIFLDSDILVQEDFILTHIDYHNKSSRTVVLGARRHLPEHIDYIPKNKIKMESREVLISKYSQDINYLMHPWSLCYTCIVSLPSFLAKSTTFNEDFKGWGMEDIEWGYRLHNNNVRWLFSNRSIGYHLYHDRNMNDKKFNQWKLNLEHFLQLHRGEDAKKFEMFSSVFDPNIKANYMEIYEEFNPREEYGEVKILNIQNDANDNFFNYIQKKFLLIKEEVELVILVVPSHHLNTILIYSQFLNNIIPFIVFTVNQWEENKETILESIKNKINIQW from the coding sequence TTGATCATTACAGTTGATGGAACATCAGGAGCGGGAAAGAGTGCTTTTGCAAATGAATTAGCCAATAGTTTAGGAATAAAGCATATAAGTTTAGGCTTTATATTCCGTGCTATCGCTTGGTGTCTCATAAATGACAATTCAGAGAATAAGCTTAGTGTATCTTATACAAATAATTATAACTCTTACCCAACTATAATGTTTGATGGAAAAAATATAACTAGGGAAATTCAAGGGAACTTAGCAATAGAAAAGATAGTATCAAGTGTTGGGGCACAGAAAAGATATGAAGAAATAGCTTATTCTATAATTAAAAAGCACTTGGGTTCAGAATCTGCAGTAATAGAAGGAAGAAATACACATGGCTTTTTCCCAAATGCAATACTTAATATAATTTTAGATGCAAAAAGAGATGAACGGTTTAATAGAAATCGTCGGGAATTGGAAAGGACAAATAAAATTAAAGATATAGAGGAATTCCTTTATTACAATAAAAAAAGAGATGAAAATGATCAAAAACGAAGTGTTGGTTCCTTGCAAGTTACGGAAGATATGTTTTATATAGATACAACTAACACAAGTTTAGAGGAAAATGTAAAAATGGTTATGGACAAGATTGAATGTATAGAAAAAAGAGAAAGAATTTTGGCTTCCGTCATTATTCCAGCATACAATAGATCAAATCATTTAAAAGAGTGTTTGCATTACTTGGAAAAACAAAATATTTCGAGTGTAAAGTATGAGATTATCGTAGTAGACGACCAATCTACAGACGATACTCGTGAAGTGGTAGCAACCTTCCCAGGTGTACGCTACATTCAGAACAATGGAAAAAGAGGCCCTGGAAGTGCAAGGAATAAAGGGGTAGCTATAGCAAGAGGAGAAGTTATAATTTTTTTAGATAGTGATATATTAGTTCAAGAAGATTTTATCTTAACTCACATTGACTATCATAACAAATCTAGTAGAACGGTTGTTTTAGGTGCGAGAAGGCATTTACCTGAGCATATTGATTATATTCCGAAAAATAAAATAAAAATGGAAAGTAGAGAAGTCTTAATAAGTAAGTATTCACAAGATATTAATTATCTAATGCACCCATGGAGTTTATGCTATACGTGTATAGTGTCTTTGCCCTCTTTTCTAGCAAAGAGTACTACTTTTAATGAAGATTTTAAAGGTTGGGGAATGGAAGATATTGAATGGGGTTATCGCCTCCATAATAACAATGTTAGGTGGTTATTTTCTAATAGGTCTATAGGCTATCATCTATATCATGATAGAAATATGAATGACAAAAAATTTAATCAGTGGAAGCTTAATTTAGAACATTTTTTACAGTTACATAGGGGTGAAGATGCTAAAAAATTTGAAATGTTTTCTTCTGTTTTCGATCCCAATATTAAAGCGAATTATATGGAGATTTATGAGGAGTTTAATCCACGAGAAGAATATGGCGAAGTAAAAATACTGAATATTCAAAATGATGCCAATGATAATTTTTTCAACTATATACAAAAGAAGTTCCTTTTAATAAAGGAGGAAGTGGAATTAGTTATTTTGGTAGTGCCTAGTCATCATTTGAATACTATATTAATATATTCCCAGTTTTTGAATAACATTATTCCATTCATAGTATTTACGGTTAATCAGTGGGAGGAAAATAAGGAAACGATATTAGAATCAATAAAGAACAAAATCAATATCCAGTGGTAA
- the tmk gene encoding dTMP kinase encodes MEKEKGRLIVVCGIDGTGKTTIVNYINKLIEELGFPCNKIHSITAGDNAGEVFNFIREKVDADFGKIEQAIGDFLFINFLFRYKTMIQPSISEGINVVCDRYLYSHIANQKTFGVNTGLYESIENAIEPDLIIYLANDVQTSISRVASRSNKDSLDRNIILLSKIKSNLEEMLKDKKVVKIDSSMNIENVKLKVRENIIKLFEVNLIDHYS; translated from the coding sequence GTGGAAAAGGAAAAAGGGAGATTAATTGTCGTTTGCGGTATTGATGGAACAGGCAAGACAACGATTGTGAATTATATTAACAAACTTATAGAAGAATTAGGGTTTCCTTGTAATAAAATACACTCCATTACAGCTGGGGATAATGCTGGTGAAGTATTTAACTTTATAAGGGAGAAGGTAGATGCAGACTTCGGTAAAATTGAGCAGGCTATTGGAGATTTCCTTTTTATTAACTTTCTATTTCGTTATAAAACAATGATACAACCATCAATTAGCGAGGGAATAAATGTCGTGTGTGATAGGTATTTATATTCTCATATTGCTAATCAAAAGACGTTTGGAGTAAATACAGGACTTTATGAGTCTATTGAAAATGCAATAGAACCGGACTTAATAATTTATTTAGCAAATGATGTTCAAACATCAATTAGTAGAGTTGCATCTAGGTCTAATAAGGATTCGTTGGATAGAAACATAATATTACTAAGCAAAATTAAAAGCAACCTAGAAGAAATGTTAAAAGATAAAAAGGTTGTTAAAATCGATTCTTCAATGAATATAGAAAACGTTAAGTTAAAAGTGCGAGAAAATATTATCAAATTGTTTGAGGTGAATCTAATTGATCATTACAGTTGA
- a CDS encoding radical SAM protein, translating to MSLQIVEEENKVLERINDWYDHIPMSVNDTYGDPFIIEQVDNTIKKLKILWNHKAPIAIFTKAPFNPEVIEKLKEIKNHPQVIVMYSLTGLNEAGYSFENRVNFIKELKEIFNDIVILTRPIIKGRNDDEETLQKIVQVAKEHCGYLVLGGLHDPYKNKKIESTVEERLIEMCDMAGVKSFHKSSCCAAYIKGVSCWMHDLNEPINLDVARALGYEFEIVNNSIVLNSGSTGDLNFLRMLTRANIYSKEIISNYNLLTIKTGTQKYESTSSWYAWAENIETCLDCDYCIIKQIEYLKKMRVQIGTHPRDMLKLVAENNYGQNFEEFKRTKIKKDRDLSNLNSYADVRITKPCFAKRY from the coding sequence ATGTCATTACAAATTGTGGAAGAAGAAAATAAAGTACTAGAAAGGATTAATGATTGGTATGACCATATACCTATGTCTGTCAATGATACATATGGAGATCCTTTCATTATTGAGCAGGTAGATAATACTATTAAGAAGCTAAAAATACTATGGAACCATAAAGCACCGATTGCTATCTTTACAAAAGCACCATTTAATCCAGAGGTTATTGAAAAACTTAAAGAAATTAAAAACCATCCCCAGGTTATTGTTATGTATTCTCTAACTGGGTTAAATGAGGCGGGATATTCTTTTGAGAATCGAGTAAATTTTATTAAGGAACTAAAAGAGATTTTTAATGATATTGTCATCCTTACACGCCCTATTATAAAAGGTAGAAATGACGATGAAGAAACTTTACAAAAAATCGTACAAGTTGCAAAAGAACATTGCGGCTATTTAGTTTTAGGTGGACTACATGACCCTTATAAAAATAAGAAGATTGAATCTACCGTTGAAGAAAGGCTAATTGAAATGTGTGATATGGCAGGAGTTAAATCATTCCATAAATCTAGTTGTTGTGCAGCGTATATAAAAGGGGTCTCTTGTTGGATGCATGATTTAAATGAGCCAATAAATTTGGATGTAGCTAGGGCACTTGGATATGAATTTGAAATAGTAAATAATAGTATCGTTTTAAATAGTGGTTCTACTGGTGACTTGAACTTTTTAAGAATGTTAACCAGAGCCAACATTTATAGTAAAGAAATTATTAGTAACTATAATCTATTAACAATAAAAACTGGTACTCAAAAATATGAAAGCACTTCTAGTTGGTATGCTTGGGCAGAAAATATCGAAACTTGTTTAGACTGTGACTATTGTATCATTAAGCAAATAGAATATTTAAAGAAAATGAGGGTGCAAATAGGTACACACCCTAGGGATATGTTAAAACTTGTGGCAGAAAATAATTATGGTCAGAATTTTGAAGAGTTCAAAAGGACGAAAATCAAAAAAGACCGTGATTTAAGTAACCTTAATAGCTATGCTGATGTACGTATTACAAAACCTTGTTTCGCTAAGAGGTATTAG
- a CDS encoding MFS transporter: MSNIATTPIKTQQVSSNVLKNKNFLLLWLGSTLNYLTFNIFTLSLPLMIYDLTQSTLAMSSMRAIEFLPNILLAVFIGVLSDRYSRKKVMLSAVVIKTLSIGTILTLILFTDISIWMLYIIGFVLYTSTYTFGNAYHSIMPLVVKKDQLTEVNSYLSFTRELISIIGPAIAGLILLVTTYQYGITITLVGLLVLLIAVSLLNVPNEDKVPKKREGLFKEISAGWDCLIENKMLWSLTLIVCISNVASAMTIAVFIFYALKYFGISEFYLGIVLSSAAVGGLLAASIAKKLRKWFYRGHMITFSLILSAIGYFILFASVYWVFLAVGIFLIGFSGTIIGIHYSTLRQESTPNHLLGRVAGTSSTIMKLATPLAFLIAGLLGELITVNYLFLISVFIIFVTLFYLYYSKAYKLE, from the coding sequence ATGTCAAATATAGCGACAACTCCAATAAAAACACAGCAAGTTAGCAGTAATGTTCTCAAAAATAAAAATTTTTTATTGTTATGGCTTGGTAGTACGTTGAACTATTTAACGTTTAATATTTTTACCCTTTCATTACCCTTAATGATTTATGATTTAACTCAATCTACATTAGCAATGAGTTCGATGAGAGCGATAGAGTTTTTACCAAATATTCTACTTGCTGTATTTATAGGGGTATTATCAGATCGATATAGTAGAAAAAAAGTAATGTTAAGTGCAGTTGTGATAAAAACATTGTCAATAGGAACAATCTTAACGTTGATTTTATTTACGGATATTAGTATATGGATGTTATATATAATAGGGTTTGTCCTTTATACGTCTACCTACACTTTTGGAAATGCATATCATAGCATAATGCCACTAGTCGTAAAAAAAGATCAACTAACAGAAGTAAACTCCTATTTAAGTTTTACGAGGGAATTGATTAGTATTATAGGTCCAGCAATTGCCGGGTTAATTTTACTTGTAACTACCTACCAATATGGGATTACGATTACATTAGTCGGTTTATTAGTACTCTTAATTGCTGTAAGTTTATTAAACGTTCCAAATGAAGATAAAGTTCCAAAGAAGCGTGAAGGTCTATTTAAGGAAATTAGTGCTGGTTGGGATTGTTTAATTGAAAATAAAATGTTGTGGTCCTTAACTTTAATAGTTTGTATAAGTAATGTTGCTTCTGCAATGACTATTGCAGTTTTTATTTTTTACGCATTGAAATATTTTGGCATCTCAGAATTTTATTTAGGAATAGTTCTTTCTAGTGCAGCGGTTGGGGGATTGTTGGCCGCATCCATAGCTAAGAAATTACGTAAATGGTTCTATAGAGGCCATATGATTACTTTTAGTTTGATATTATCAGCTATTGGTTACTTTATATTGTTCGCTTCAGTGTATTGGGTGTTTTTAGCAGTTGGGATTTTCTTGATTGGATTTAGCGGCACTATTATCGGTATTCATTATTCTACTTTAAGACAAGAATCTACTCCCAATCACTTATTAGGTAGAGTGGCTGGAACGTCTTCTACTATTATGAAATTAGCTACTCCGTTAGCATTTTTGATTGCTGGGTTGTTAGGGGAACTCATAACTGTAAATTATTTATTTTTAATATCTGTATTCATCATTTTTGTTACACTATTTTATTTGTATTATAGCAAAGCATACAAATTAGAATAA
- a CDS encoding nucleotidyltransferase family protein — MLLSNSFLFNFLTKESPKKKADFNPDVLEHCYQQRVLDPIILLTGFSHKERSRVSIQKKNNVKNECLKQFLLKLNETDVDYVCLKGLAMKKYYPKMSNRQSNDYDFLVKDINDFFKCYSILTKQGYTFYHYPVFTRFNNKLVGTVKFTKVTHDIETLLEINIGGFTISQLTWITDDDLWEQKQLLKLEEYSYYVPSDNNNLLIFLAETSGRLPSILRDHVDFYYMYQYIGPKKIEKLLNNMNDKHLKNLLSEFIKLDKGMGKEYKNINKKNMEWKYNIPKFIYRSPTTLLLYYFTRIGNYYVDNDKKLKLMKKMDDFVSIKWRFEKGIPITFIPISESVIHSKINWLNLKGHKLAVTPIGTFLLSGFCIVYDDEFDQITKLVEEGDFANVKYSDNSNKNTAS, encoded by the coding sequence TTGTTACTATCAAACTCATTTCTATTTAATTTTTTAACAAAGGAATCGCCGAAAAAAAAAGCGGATTTTAATCCAGATGTTTTAGAACATTGCTATCAACAAAGAGTATTAGACCCAATTATTTTGCTGACGGGTTTCTCTCATAAGGAAAGAAGCAGAGTTAGTATTCAAAAGAAAAATAACGTTAAAAATGAATGCTTAAAACAGTTTCTATTAAAACTAAACGAAACCGATGTCGATTATGTCTGTTTAAAGGGCCTTGCCATGAAGAAGTACTATCCAAAAATGAGTAATAGACAAAGTAATGATTATGACTTTTTGGTTAAGGATATAAATGATTTTTTCAAATGTTATTCAATATTAACCAAGCAAGGTTATACCTTTTATCACTATCCAGTATTTACACGATTTAATAATAAATTAGTAGGTACTGTGAAGTTTACAAAGGTTACCCATGATATAGAAACATTACTAGAAATAAATATAGGTGGTTTTACTATTAGTCAACTAACTTGGATAACGGATGATGACTTATGGGAGCAAAAGCAGTTACTTAAACTAGAAGAGTATTCATATTATGTACCTTCAGATAATAATAACCTATTAATATTTTTAGCGGAGACATCTGGTAGGCTCCCTTCTATATTGAGAGATCATGTCGATTTTTATTATATGTATCAATATATAGGTCCAAAGAAAATAGAGAAACTTCTCAATAATATGAATGATAAACATTTAAAAAATTTATTATCAGAATTTATTAAGTTAGATAAAGGGATGGGTAAGGAATACAAAAATATAAACAAAAAAAACATGGAATGGAAATATAACATCCCAAAGTTTATCTATAGAAGTCCTACAACATTGTTGTTATATTACTTTACAAGAATAGGAAACTACTATGTAGATAACGATAAGAAGTTAAAGTTAATGAAAAAGATGGATGATTTTGTTTCAATCAAATGGCGCTTTGAAAAAGGAATTCCAATCACTTTTATTCCGATTAGCGAGTCAGTTATCCATAGTAAAATAAATTGGTTAAATCTAAAGGGACATAAATTAGCGGTTACCCCAATAGGTACATTTCTACTTAGTGGTTTTTGTATAGTATATGATGATGAGTTCGATCAAATAACAAAATTAGTTGAAGAAGGTGATTTTGCAAATGTCAAATATAGCGACAACTCCAATAAAAACACAGCAAGTTAG